In Anolis sagrei isolate rAnoSag1 chromosome 5, rAnoSag1.mat, whole genome shotgun sequence, the DNA window tgaaatattttggaaatgGGACTCATGTTTAAACACAAAGTTGATTTATGTTTCATAGACACTTGATACACATagcctaactgtaattttgtacaCAATATCTTAAAGAATTTTcataattaaaaagcaaaagtgtcacccTTTTcgctacccatgtggacaattttggattttggaattctgtatAAAGGAtactcaaacaacaacaacagcttcttTGGATTGAGACAGaaaccagttaaaatatagaatttaaaaatatttacaatcaTATATTAAAACTGCCAGCGTTATACCTTATTTAAATTTGCCTCCTGGAAGATACTGGTCTTTAATGCTGTTCTAAATGCAGACAGTATATTCagcatatcttggagatggaactgaagtctaaatacagaatttatgtttcatatgcaccttacATAGTCTGAAGgtattttttttacaatatttttattaattttgtacatgaaacaaagtttgtgtacattgaattatTGGATTACACTTTGCCTGAAATCCAGCATTTTATAAAAAGCAGCATCTATGTGAACAAGATTTGTTTTCCCATCTAACAATGCTTTTTTGCTTCTGATCTAGTGCACATTTTCCAGTTGGACATCACAGTGAAACAAGGACGAGATAAGGTGCGGGAGATGTTCATGAAAAATGCTCATGTCACAGATCCTCGAGTTATTGACATGCTTGTTATTAAGGTAAATGAAATAACAAATCCACAGCAGAAATAGATTTATTGATGAGTGAAAGCAATCCCTTTCCCTTCATTTATTAGACCTTTATTGAAGTAAAAAGTATAAGAAAAGTTCACAACACACTCCAAGTAATGCTTGTCTCAATACTTAACAGTAGATAATTGCTGGCATTTCCTTCTCAAAGACGAATTACTTCTTATAATTGAGATACCTTCTTATTGTCAAAGGAATAGTCGTTTATATCTGTTAATAATAGTTAACTAACCAATTACAGTTTTGCTTCATAGCCCTTGTGGTGTCTTTCCTCCTCAACATTGTTTAAATCTATGCATTTATATATTCAAAACTTTCTGGATATGCTAGAGCACATTCCCAAATGTACACATTAAAAGGATATTTCAGTACCAAAATATTGACACTTCTTCATCATTAAAATGCAtactaaacaggaaataaaatgTTTGATTGTAAAGGAAGAATGCAATTTCTCATTTGTAGAGCATGCTCTTGCTGTTTGTATTTCATTTGTCTTTTTGCTGATTATATAATAGTAACCCTTAGAAAACACATATAGTTGAAAATGGATATGGGTGCAAGAAGGTGGCTAGATAATGGAACATAAGGTGATGAGCCTTTTGACAGTCATGCTTTTGTAAGAAAGTTTAGAATTCCTTGCTTAGTCTTGGATTTATCTCTCACTAAACTAGTGCTGTGATGAATAGACTACGCCAAGCTTATGCATCCTTTTCTCCGAGATGTATGAAATATAATAGCTTCACAACTTCACATTTAATGTTTGCAAATTTTGTTCTTAAAACTTTGATCTGATCTGCTTTGCTACCACCATTCAACAAAAAAATTCAGTGTGTACCCCTACTATGTATTAAAATAGAGTGACAAATACCTTGGACAAACAAACATCTTCCTGCACTTTTTTTGGCATAGGGGAAAATGGATCTCCAGGAAACAATTCAAGTGTGGAAACAGAGGACCCATCTAATGAGGTATTTCCATGAGACAGAAACACCACGACCCACAGACTTCCTATCCAAGTTCTATGCTGGACATGATCCTTGAGATAAAATTACTGTGTGGGAGCATAGTTCTGTGTTTTCTCTTGCAAATAAAGTCCTGTATATTGAGCTGTTAAGCGTTATAATCGATATGTTTAATTATTTGTATTGGTTGGTCCTTGTGAGGGAGTGATTGTACTGAgtagaaaaaaatggatttttaacTTAGAATACAATCAATCCTAACAATATTAACAATGGATTTTTATGGGTACCTTTTCCAGCTGAATGCACTTTTTTCCAGGAAGAATTATTCCAAATATTACTGGTAATATCTTCTGGAAAGTACTTAAACATGGACCTAAGTCATAGGCTACCCAAGAACCAAATTCACAAATTATAAAGAGTTTTTCCTGCTTATCTGAAAGTCTACTTAGAAAATACAGCAAATTTTTCTGAGTGTATATTACAAAATCAATATaagtaaaaaaagaacaaaattcaaaaggaaaattggttttcttctctttctctctttccagtTTCCCAGCATTTATACTTCCTTGTAAATCATTAGTTTAAGTAGTGTAGGCACCCCTGGCTTCTGAGGAGTAGGCACACAGGCCCCTCAAGTTGAAAATGTGCATAAGAACAAGGCAAGTTGCATTACTGCAAATAATAACATTACTTACTTTAGAGCAAAAGAGATGGTGCCACTTGACCACTTGGTTTTCCTTCTTCACAAAGAAAaatgtagagttggaagaaacttggCTGTCATAATCCAACATTCTGGTTCATATTTGATGCAATTACAATGTCTTTGTGATGACAAACCAGCCTCAATGCAATCTTCAGCAGAGAACATACCACCTCTTagaactacctaaaagaatcctccactgtGTGCAacagtggagcagaacaaacaactccacacctatatgcttgtccacaatgccctgtgtcatgtacagaggaagaattgtttaaagctacagacaatgcggctgttgttgcctgggttTGGTCAAAAAacatttagctgcttgtgctccttctattttttatcagttttacacttacgtatgcaatgcttttgatgcgAAATAGAAAAAAACTGGAGAAGATTAAGGAGAAACATGACAGCAGTCTTGAAATGGCACAATAGCTATCTGACAGTACAACATGGAACAGTTGCTCTGTTGCTTCAAGAGTAACTACAGAGAAGCTTATTTGGCTAAACCTGAGGAGAAATCTAGCAATAGATTTTTAAGCAGCAGAAAATATtcttccattttgccaagttgccttttgatctgcccactccacttctgagtctattcagggacttccaagttgcccattttgggtttgtccctggaggcagaccctcatggggggccatccatttgggattttctggtttagctgctcttgctgttgctgggggaacattaagaggaatggtggttctcatgaagcttttccttgatttgagtctactgggaggaggctgatagcaatGCAGTGGAtgcctttcacagtgttcaatcttatttctcccacaattagcagcaacttcccatcgcacatcagaGCAGGGGCaggatgccagctagcttatagtctatcaacaggtgtagatttgagacatcctgtgattatttatGTTTAGTTTAGTTCTATGTTCATCTGCTTCGCATGAACAGACTTGCCAAACagggcagttgagtaagacaaggccagggttaAATATGGTTAAATATGGTCATCTTCATCTCCAGCTTAAACATGGTCTGCTCTTTCAGTTTTTCTCATaacttgtttttcagtgccctTTTACTATGATTCCCACCCAACACAACATGAACAGTAATAATGTTGACAAAAACTTGCATTTGTGTAGCTTTTTCAGTAGGTGAGGACAGGTCAGTTTCTTAGCTTAAATGCTGTCACAATCTGAACCCATCCCCCCTCATTCGTTTGTGCCGTGTTCCTTTCCCAGATACATGAGAATATGACTGGAACATAAACCAATCAAAGGAAACATGCACATCTTGATATATCATTCTTTATTTGCAGTCAAATCCATCTGTCATACTTTTTTAAGACACAGTCTTTAGCACGCTTGCAGAAGACGTATGATGCAGCATATAATCGTTGCTTAatcaacaaacaaacatatatgcaTACCCGTGTATACTGGTCATCCTCATTTAGACATGCAGAGAACATTCACTAGTGTGGCGGAGATCCAGCAGCTCTAAAATACCTTCATTACAAACTAGAGGAGGCCCTGACTAAACATTGATGTCAGAATAAtttatctgtgtgtgtttcttgtagtccaacactgcaacactgtaaagaaaaaagaaaggatatTCAACATACTGACAGTGTTTTTATTGATACTCAATTGCTAAGCAAAGTACTAGTTTTGTACTCTGCAGGTCAAGAAATGTATCATAAAATAAGATGAAGTTGTAAACATTACAAGTTATTTTCTCTATAAGATAACAACTTATCTCTGACTTCGGTAAGTGCAGCTGACTTTGTAAAGGTCTTGGCAAATCATTGTGTATGAAGCTGTAATCTTTGAGAATTACACAAAAAGAGAAGACTAAAAGGTATAATGTGTTAAATAACTTGGCAGATGCTTCTTTTATTCCTTCTGAAGAACCAGATACAGACAACAGCATACAAATTCAGAAAATGAAGATAACAATAAGACAGGGATTGTCAACTAGGCCATACATGCTATAATCATGGAAGTGGCATGAAGAGATATGAAAGACAGATAAATAGTCTTTTGAATCTGCAGCATCTGATGTTCTTTAAAGTAAAAGTGAGTAAAATGTATACCAGGATAACGAATTGGTAGGTATCTGAGTAATTTGGAGAACACTGCTTAAAAATCAATGGTGAAAATCCTTTTCTGATTGGTTAATAGTAGCAACAACAAAACATATGTCGTCTTCTTAATTAGATGGCTAAAAAAGAACAACTGGAAGTGGGTGTGGGTAGGAAGAAAATTTTGTGTGGAGCTTAATCCCCAGAATTCATTATTCTTGGCCCAAATACGTGCTCAGAAGCTTCCCTAATATACATTAATGTGTCTGAACCTTACGTGCCTTTTGCATCAGGCTCTAGTTGATGATGGTAGGATTCTATTTTGGCATTTTCAGTATATCCCACAACCATgaaggctgcctgcctgcctctgcCCTCCTGCATTTATATAGTTTGAAAATTATGCAGCCTCTGGATTACAACTTCCGTAGCAGTGTTCCCCAGAGCTGCTGGGACCTGCAATTAAACATCATCTGGGGGGCACATTATTCCCACCCTGAGATACATCATGTTCAAGGACCAAGGAGaatctgaaaaaagaaaatggcTATTACTAAAAAATCTATTTGGAGCAGTTTTAAGGCATCATATGACACCTTTTAACAAGAATGGCAGTTCTGCTATACAGCccaatattattttcaaaatatatcaaagagagctttttaaaaaactttagatTTGTATTTACAATTATACCTATtaatcgtcgtcgtcatcatcctcTGGCACAAAAATGTCATGTTCTTCAAGCAAAGCTGCAAAGCTTTTGCTGATCTGTGTCCCAACGTAGAGGAAGGGAATTACGATTGCAAACACACGGAGGAGGCCAAAAGGCATCTACGGAGATCAAAAAcagttaatttcattcaaaatgCACATTCTGAAGAAACAGCTATCAATAAATTTCTATGGAACTGCCAGAATAACTACATCTAAATATAAGGTTTAAAGAAACACTATCATCTGAACAGACATCTCTAAAACTTAGCACAATTCAGTTGGTGGGCATTTAATGCTGTACCCTAGAATTATTTAAACAAGAAAGGAAGCTGGGATGATACCTCATACTGAAGAGTTCACCTTTTTTTTTGTACAGAGCACAAGTTTCTAGCAATATAATTGCAGTGTATAatattctctgtgtagtctgacatggtggttgttagattgGGCCAAcaattctgtgttctcaaataatatgctgtgtccaggttggttcatcaggtgctcttcaaccagagaagtcagccatagcagagcacctgatgaaccaacctggacacagcatattatttgagaacactctaataaccaccatgtcagattacacagagaagccattgaaatgcacaaACCTGCGGACAAttataacagaaaggaggaaaccatgaaaatgaacaaaatctggctaccagtattttaaaaaactaaaatatgccaagtaaataaaagaacaacactcaaaaacggggggaaatccagacaagaaaaaataagggatagctaatcacctcccaacaaaggatgcccccaggcaggaagttgccaaactttgaagctgcaaggctattcaatgctaatcaaggtggtcaattgcaacagtcacactttccTCAGACaacagttgggttgttgtaggttttttcgggctatatggctatgttctagaagcattctctcgtgacgtttcgcctgcatctatgccaagcatcctcagaggtagtgaggtctgttggaactacggcaaaagggtttatatatctgtggaatgaccagggtgggaaaaaggactcttgtctgctggagctaggtgtgaatgtttcaactgactaccttgattagcatttgatggcctggcagtgcctggggcaatcttttgttgagaggtgattagatgtcctttctatcaccctggccattccacagatctataaaccccatttgcctagtttttaacagacttcacaacctctgaggatgcctaccatagatgtgggcgaaacgtcaggatagaatacttctggaacatggccagacagcccggaaaactcagcaACACAATTTCATAATGGTACTTCTGTATTAATAAGACTCGCACCAAACGCCCTTCTTTCAAATAACATTATGAAATCATTTCAAAAGCATTAGTCTATTTATTGCAACAAAAACAGCGCCCTCTAGTcttctagatattttggactccaactcccagaagcctcggctGACTTGATcatggattgtgggagttgaagtccaaaacacttgggagacTGAAGGCAACTGCAGTAGTTTTAAATGCTGAATTTTTCCTAGTGTGACAACGCGGCACGTCATTGACTGCTACAACCAGCCAATCGGCGTGGAGCGTGACGACTCGTCCTGCTTAACGATTGGTTGGCTCCTTCCGCACCAGCTTCTCCCTTCCGGCCTCTGGTTCCCCTTCACACACTCACTTTGACGGGCTTCGGCAAGATGGCGCCACTCGGAGTGGCGGTTACGTTCCGAGAGGGCACAACGGTCCTTGGAGGCCCTCTCGGGTTCGCCAGGGGCCCCGCCGTCATCCAGGACCCAGCCGCGGCCCACAGGCGCCCAGCCATCTTTTCCGAAGAGGTCCTCCCCGCGACGCCGGCTACTATAGCGACACGCCCGGCCTGTCACATCGATGGGCGGCGCTCTCTGAAATCTCGCGAGACTTGCAGATTCAAGCTATTTCCAATTAGAGACGAGGAGGCGAGAGAGGGGCAGTTGAGGCGGAGCCACAGAGATAAGAAGGAATAGACAACACGCTCTGGTTTCCTGGTTCCCATAAAAATGTCTTAAATGTTAGGGTAGAAATCCAAGATTTAAACATAATGAGctttaaaaagataataaaaaaATTCCTGACTTCCTAATCTGAACCTCTTTTTgcatgataatttttttaaaaaatgtcctgGCAACTTCCaatgcatatatttatttgtttatttatatcctgctttatctctccatgtgttgttcattcgtttccaactcttcatgacttcattgaccatcccacgccagagctccctgtcgctcgttaccacccccagctccttcaaggtcaatccagtctcttcaaggataccattcattcatcttgcctttggtcagcccctcttcctttttccttccatttcccccagcatcattgtcttctctaagctttcctttcttctcatgatgtggccaaagtacttaatcttggcctctactattcttccttccaatgagcagtcaggctttatttcttgaagtatggactggttggatcttctcacagtccaaggcactctcagcactttcctccaacaccacagttcaaaagcatcgatcttcctttgttcagccttccctaaggtccagctctcacatccgtaggttactacggggaataccattgctttgactatgcggatctttgttgccagtatgatgtctctactcttcactattttatcaagatttatcatggctctcttcccaagaagtaagcatctcctgatttcctggctgcagtctgcatttgcagtaatctttgcacctagaaatacaaagtctgtcactgcctccacgttttttcTCAttatctctccatacggagattcaaagcggctcacaatcaaaaacattacaacttcaaatatacaataataaaacagtatatcaatttgtattatcagtagtattatatttaatatattaggattatattacaatattatatattcgtattatattgtattacattataattgaaagttgatgctgtcaaggtgatgcatgccatatgccagcacacatggaaaacacaagaatggccatcagtctggaaaaaatcaacttatatcttcataccaaaaaaaggaaatgctaaaattgctcaaacttccgtacagtggcccttatttctcatgccagtaagataatgctcaagatcctgcaaggaagactccagcaatacatggagcaagagttgccagatgttcaagctgggtttagaaaaggcagaggaacgagagaccagattgccaatatccgctggataatggagaaaggcagggagtttcagaaaaatgtctatttctgttttattgactattctaaagcctttgtgtggatcataataaattgtggcaagttcttggtgggatgggcatcccaagccaccttgtctctctcctgaggaatctgtataatgaccaagtagcaacagtaagaactgaccgtggaacaatagactggttcaagattgttttaatgttttactgttattgcttcaatgtttattgttttgctttatgagttttattgttgtatttgttatgctgttgttttattgagggccttggctcttgtaagccgcaccgagtccttcgggagatgttcgcggggtataaataaagttaataataataataagaagaagaagattgggaaaggcatacggcagggttgtatactctcacccaacctattcaacttttatgcagaacatatcatgtgatgtgcggggcttgatgaatccaaggctggggttaaaattgctggaagaaacattaacaaccttagatatgcagatgataccactttgatagccAAAAGCGAGgtggagttgaggagccttctaatcaaggtgaaagaagaaaatgcaaaagctgggttgcagttaaacataataataaaaaaaacaagattatggcaaccagactgattgataaccggcaaatagagggagaaaacatggaggcagtgacagactttgtacttctaggtgcaaagattactggagatgcagattgcagccaggaaatcaggagacacttacttcttgggaggagagcaatgaccaatctcaataaaatagtgaagagtagagacatcacactggcaacaaagatctgcacagaaaaagcaatggtattccctgtagtaacctacggatgtgagagctggaccataaggaaggctgagcgaaggaagatagatgcctttgaattgtggtgttggaggaaagttctgagagtgtcttggactgccagaagatccaaccagtccatacttcaggaaataaagcctgactgctcaggagaaaattatgctgggggaaatggaaggaaaaatgaagaggggccaaccaagggcaagatggatggatggcatccttgaagtgaatgtcttgaccttgaaggagctgtagGTGGTGACATCTGACAGTGCGGTCTGGCATgggatgatccatgaggtcacgaagagtcggaaatgactgaacgaatgaacaacaaatattacaatattaatattatatgtatatatataacagcacagtgtattatatattattatattgtactgtaccactatACTTCAGTATTATTCGTAATACGTGTAATATATAacatacaattatattattaaatagtattatgttgtactatattattataccgcAATATATATAATgcactaccagtatattatactaccAGTCAAACATGGTATTAGACGAAAGTGAACATTGGAACGGCTCATACAACGATTTATGGACAATGAGActaacagtgaaggcattggttttatatgtttttaaaggttttattgaatgtgtttttaattctgttaattgtatattgttagacatcaaattgctgcctggttgtaagctgtcttgaatcACATTTGGGTTCAAgaaagacaggatagaaatattataaataaataaatatgcaaataaatataatatatattgaacTATATCATGAGTTGTAGTACATATAATATAtgagtatattatattacaatattattaatattatatatattagtattattatattccaatgtaatattattattacataccaCTCAGTATCTGCAGGGACAGCCCTGCAGTGTAGTCAACAcatgatgcatctacactgtagaattaatgcagtttgaactcacTTTAACTAGAGGTAATGCAATGGGATACTGGGATTTGCTGTTTGATatggcaccagcattctttggcagagaaggctatgcGCCTTCTCTGTAGAACCtcaactcccgtgattccatagcattgaaccttggcagttaaagtgatgtcaacctgcattaattctgcagtgttgatGCAACCcaagaaagttttaaaaagggATTATGTGCATTCAAGGCTGATAAAGCTACCAATGGCAGCCCTCCATTAAGATCATGAAGGGGTCGGTTTTTGTGGAGTGTAGACACCTGCAATGGAGAATCTCAACACACAGT includes these proteins:
- the SMDT1 gene encoding essential MCU regulator, mitochondrial; the protein is MAGRLWAAAGSWMTAGPLANPRGPPRTVVPSRNVTATPSGAILPKPVKMPFGLLRVFAIVIPFLYVGTQISKSFAALLEEHDIFVPEDDDDDD
- the NDUFA6 gene encoding NADH dehydrogenase [ubiquinone] 1 alpha subcomplex subunit 6, with the translated sequence MAAASAGKVGAAATGAVVKPIFSRDLTEAKRRVRELYRAWYREIPNTVHIFQLDITVKQGRDKVREMFMKNAHVTDPRVIDMLVIKGKMDLQETIQVWKQRTHLMRYFHETETPRPTDFLSKFYAGHDP